The proteins below come from a single Deltaproteobacteria bacterium genomic window:
- the gspD gene encoding type II secretion system secretin GspD, with protein MPRLRRPVTLLAIVMGLWCSLAPLAAAQPAKPAVPPPAPAAPAEAEPAEADDDQAADDGRNIQMDFQDVDLGVLVKFISEITHKNFIVDEKVKGKITIISPAKISVDEAYLVFQSVLQVKGFTTVPSGSVIKIVPTKDAKSSTLRTIVPKGGVSPSDEFITRLVPLTHVDANNMVAILQPLVSPDGLLTAYSPTNTLILIDTAAQTARLIKILAELDVEGQERGIEVLRLNYAFATDIAQTLAQVLDEGQQAGQNPAAPAPVPAPAAGRAARAGGGGQASVSGGAPGRAFKIIPDERTNSLIVLAGVLEMRRIKDIVARLDVPLPLGNSRIHVYYLKYANAVELLQVLSTMVNGGGGLAAAGLSSGRGGRGGLGGVGSRGGRGGGLGGGGGGFGGGGLGGGGLGGGFGGGGLGGGGLGGARLGGLGGGNSLFPAGQAGALGGTPLVSGQPFGAAIGGQQVEAIRMTADPQTNSVIINASPQDYETIKEVIEKLDVRRRQVYIEAIILEVRLEKARSLGFDFQGGTALGSSGIGIGRTNLSDNLNQFAANPGSIQGLLLAAVSNQTVRLPNGTVVPAQQALFTALQSDDDVNVLSAPNLLTTDNQEAEIVVGQNVPFVASRSTSETNLSNQFATVERRDVGITLRFTPQISEGGTVRLDIFEEVSAIIPTSQAETLTVGPTTTIRSASTTVVSRDNQTIVIGGLISDDITQRRSGIPFVSNIPVLGNLLRNTSSMREKVNLIIFLTPHIVRNEADQRKESLQQRDRIKAFMEEQHIPNKRSDMLDTPGWDTLPAPAEGGEKKQSAPPPPPDAGASEASSLPPPAPVRYVLLASFSEQGQPPPILAAPNGLLAVAVPAESELRSLFVHGRDVRFESDTYSALYHCLDTFSTREQAMAVYPEGLPVGGEPRELLHWRDIATDASARNVHAWTKVN; from the coding sequence ATGCCGCGATTGCGTCGCCCCGTCACCCTGCTGGCCATCGTGATGGGCTTGTGGTGCAGCCTGGCCCCGCTGGCCGCGGCCCAGCCAGCCAAACCTGCCGTCCCGCCACCTGCGCCGGCCGCACCCGCCGAAGCCGAACCAGCCGAAGCGGACGACGACCAGGCCGCCGATGACGGCCGCAACATCCAGATGGATTTCCAGGACGTCGACCTCGGCGTCCTGGTGAAGTTCATCAGCGAGATCACTCACAAGAATTTCATCGTCGACGAAAAGGTGAAGGGCAAGATCACTATCATCTCGCCCGCCAAAATCTCCGTCGACGAAGCCTATCTCGTTTTTCAATCTGTGCTGCAAGTGAAGGGCTTCACCACCGTGCCGAGCGGGTCGGTGATCAAAATCGTGCCGACCAAGGACGCGAAGAGCTCGACGCTGCGGACCATCGTCCCAAAAGGCGGCGTGTCGCCGAGTGATGAGTTCATCACGCGGCTGGTTCCGCTCACGCACGTAGATGCCAACAACATGGTGGCGATCCTGCAACCGCTGGTCTCGCCCGACGGATTGCTGACCGCGTACTCGCCGACGAACACGCTGATTCTGATCGACACCGCGGCGCAGACAGCTCGCCTGATCAAAATTCTCGCCGAACTCGATGTGGAAGGGCAGGAACGCGGCATCGAAGTGCTGCGGCTCAACTATGCGTTCGCCACCGACATCGCCCAGACGCTCGCCCAAGTGTTGGACGAGGGGCAGCAGGCCGGCCAAAATCCCGCAGCCCCGGCACCCGTGCCGGCACCGGCCGCGGGCCGCGCCGCGCGGGCTGGTGGCGGGGGACAAGCATCGGTGTCCGGCGGCGCGCCCGGGCGCGCGTTCAAGATCATTCCCGACGAACGCACCAATTCGCTGATCGTTCTGGCCGGCGTGCTCGAAATGCGCCGCATCAAAGATATCGTGGCGCGCCTCGACGTGCCGCTGCCACTCGGCAACAGCCGGATTCATGTCTACTACCTCAAGTACGCCAACGCCGTTGAGTTGCTGCAAGTGCTGTCCACGATGGTGAACGGCGGCGGCGGCTTGGCGGCGGCTGGCCTCAGTAGTGGAAGGGGTGGGCGCGGCGGCCTGGGCGGCGTCGGCAGCCGCGGCGGCCGTGGCGGTGGTCTTGGCGGCGGTGGAGGTGGATTCGGTGGCGGCGGCTTGGGCGGCGGTGGCTTGGGTGGGGGATTCGGTGGTGGCGGGCTGGGCGGCGGTGGCTTGGGCGGCGCCCGCTTGGGCGGTCTAGGTGGCGGCAACAGTCTCTTTCCCGCGGGACAAGCCGGTGCTTTAGGCGGAACACCCCTCGTGTCAGGGCAACCGTTTGGGGCAGCGATTGGCGGACAGCAAGTTGAAGCCATCCGCATGACCGCTGATCCGCAAACCAACTCGGTCATCATCAACGCCTCGCCGCAAGATTACGAGACGATCAAAGAGGTCATCGAAAAACTCGACGTGCGCCGCCGCCAGGTTTACATCGAGGCAATCATTCTCGAAGTGCGACTCGAAAAAGCGCGCAGCCTTGGTTTTGATTTCCAGGGTGGCACCGCGTTAGGAAGTTCAGGCATCGGCATCGGTCGGACCAATCTCAGCGACAATCTCAATCAGTTCGCGGCCAATCCGGGCAGTATCCAGGGGCTGCTGCTGGCCGCAGTGAGCAATCAGACCGTGCGGCTTCCCAACGGCACGGTCGTGCCAGCGCAGCAAGCACTGTTTACGGCACTGCAGAGCGACGACGACGTCAACGTGCTCTCCGCACCCAATCTCTTGACCACCGACAACCAAGAGGCCGAAATCGTCGTCGGCCAGAACGTGCCGTTCGTCGCGAGCCGTTCAACCAGCGAGACTAACCTCAGCAACCAGTTCGCGACGGTAGAGCGGCGTGACGTCGGTATTACGCTGCGCTTCACGCCGCAGATCTCCGAAGGCGGCACAGTTCGCCTCGACATCTTCGAAGAAGTCTCGGCAATCATTCCAACCTCGCAGGCGGAGACGCTCACCGTCGGCCCCACCACCACTATCCGGTCCGCCAGTACCACGGTGGTCTCGCGTGACAATCAGACCATCGTTATCGGCGGTCTGATCTCGGACGACATCACGCAGCGACGCAGCGGCATTCCGTTCGTCAGCAACATCCCGGTGCTCGGCAACCTGCTGCGCAACACGTCGTCAATGCGTGAGAAGGTCAACTTGATCATCTTCCTGACTCCGCACATCGTGCGCAATGAAGCCGATCAGCGCAAAGAATCGTTGCAGCAGCGCGATCGGATCAAGGCGTTCATGGAGGAGCAGCACATTCCGAACAAGCGCTCCGATATGCTCGACACGCCTGGGTGGGACACGCTGCCGGCGCCAGCCGAAGGGGGCGAGAAGAAGCAGTCGGCTCCGCCTCCTCCACCCGATGCCGGTGCCAGCGAGGCGAGCAGCCTGCCGCCGCCCGCGCCGGTGCGCTACGTTTTGTTGGCGAGCTTCTCGGAGCAGGGTCAACCACCTCCGATTCTGGCGGCTCCCAACGGCCTGCTCGCCGTCGCCGTGCCGGCCGAATCGGAACTGCGTTCACTGTTCGTGCACGGTAGAGATGTCCGGTTCGAGAGCGACACCTACAGCGCCCTGTACCATTGCCTCGATACCTTCAGCACCCGAGAGCAGGCGATGGCGGTGTATCCTGAGGGATTGCCGGTGGGCGGTGAGCCGCGCGAACTGCTACACTGGCGTGACATCGCGACCGATGCGTCGGCGCGCAACGTCCACGCGTGGACGAAGGTGAACTAG
- a CDS encoding iron-sulfur cluster assembly accessory protein yields the protein MEHEAHHSHTSDEFATAPGAEAVVTLTEKAVEMAKEARAREGLGDDSGLRVGVIGGGCSGFQYSLGFEPAPKADDQVIEQGGIRLFVDSMSVQYLKGITIDYVSGLHGAGFKFLNPNATRTCGCGSSFSA from the coding sequence ATGGAACACGAAGCCCACCACAGCCACACTTCTGATGAGTTCGCGACCGCGCCGGGAGCGGAGGCGGTGGTCACGCTCACCGAGAAAGCTGTCGAGATGGCGAAAGAGGCGCGCGCGCGCGAAGGGCTGGGCGACGACTCCGGCCTGCGGGTCGGCGTCATTGGAGGCGGCTGTTCTGGATTTCAGTACTCGCTCGGCTTCGAGCCGGCGCCGAAGGCCGACGATCAAGTGATCGAGCAAGGCGGAATTCGACTGTTCGTCGACTCGATGAGCGTGCAATACCTCAAGGGCATCACCATCGACTACGTCAGCGGACTGCACGGCGCGGGTTTCAAGTTTCTCAACCCCAACGCCACTCGCACCTGTGGGTGCGGCTCGTCGTTCTCAGCGTAA
- the clpA gene encoding ATP-dependent Clp protease ATP-binding subunit ClpA, with amino-acid sequence MISRELQASLTLALMEAKRRRHEYLSLEHVLFALLHDHDTAEVIRHCGGDLDAIKRDIEAFWATHVRALPEGAETDPKQTLSFQRVVQRAAMHVQAAGKREIDGRNILVAMLREPESHAVFCLEKQGITRLDVLNYVSHGISKLAQEPDPTPDRDDDDDESGSRRARNPLELFTLNLVQRAREGKIDPLIGRAAELQRTIHVLCRRRKNNPIYVGDAGVGKTAMVEGLALRISKGEVPSALKQAVIYSLDMGALLAGTKFRGQFEERLKGVLAALKREPHAILFIDEIHTIVGAGATSGGSMDASNMLKPALSSGDLRCIGATTFHEYKSYFERDRALARRFQRIDVFEPSVDETTKILEGLQPHYEQHHGVRYTPEAIRTAAELAKRYINDRFLPDKAIDVIDEVGAAMKILPAEERREMIERTDIEDAVARMAKIPPKNVSIDVREQLKNLDSDLGMVIFGQDAAITALASAIKLSRSGLGHPEKPVGSFLFSGPTGVGKTEVARQLARILAVEFIRFDMSEYMEKHTVSRLIGAPPGYVGFDQGGLLTDAINRTPYAVLLLDEIEKAHPDLFNILLQVMDHATLTDNNGRKADFRNVILIMTTNAGAQEMSATPVGFGARSNAGKGKQVIERMFSPEFRNRLDATIAFESLNDDAIKRVVDKFLIELDLQLNEKNVMVQVSDRARAWLAKRGYDAVFGARPMARLIQTEIKRPLADEILFGRLQNGGTVEIDERDDALTFHYPAKVPATVES; translated from the coding sequence ATGATCAGTCGCGAACTGCAAGCCAGCTTGACCCTGGCGTTGATGGAAGCCAAACGACGCCGGCACGAGTACCTCAGCCTTGAGCACGTGTTGTTCGCGCTGCTGCACGACCACGATACCGCCGAGGTGATTCGCCACTGCGGCGGCGATCTCGATGCGATCAAACGCGACATCGAGGCTTTCTGGGCCACCCATGTGCGGGCGTTGCCCGAGGGCGCGGAAACCGATCCGAAGCAGACCCTCAGCTTTCAGCGCGTGGTGCAGCGCGCCGCGATGCATGTGCAAGCCGCCGGCAAGCGCGAGATCGACGGCCGCAACATCTTGGTGGCGATGCTGCGCGAGCCGGAGTCGCACGCGGTCTTCTGCCTCGAGAAGCAGGGCATCACTCGCCTCGACGTGCTCAACTACGTCTCGCACGGCATTTCGAAACTGGCGCAGGAACCTGATCCGACTCCGGACCGCGACGACGATGACGACGAGTCGGGATCACGCCGGGCGCGCAATCCGCTCGAACTGTTCACGCTCAATCTCGTGCAGCGGGCGCGTGAGGGGAAGATCGATCCCTTGATCGGTCGCGCGGCGGAGTTGCAGCGGACCATTCACGTGCTCTGTCGGCGGCGCAAGAACAACCCCATCTACGTTGGCGACGCCGGCGTCGGCAAGACGGCGATGGTCGAAGGGCTGGCGTTGCGCATCTCCAAGGGCGAGGTCCCGAGCGCGCTCAAGCAGGCGGTGATCTACTCGCTCGACATGGGCGCCCTGCTGGCCGGCACCAAGTTCCGCGGTCAATTCGAGGAGCGCCTCAAGGGGGTGCTGGCGGCGCTCAAGCGCGAGCCGCACGCGATCCTGTTCATCGATGAGATCCACACCATTGTCGGCGCCGGCGCCACCAGCGGCGGTTCGATGGACGCCTCGAACATGCTCAAGCCCGCGCTCAGCTCGGGCGATCTGCGTTGTATCGGGGCGACCACGTTTCACGAGTACAAGAGTTACTTCGAGCGCGATCGCGCGCTGGCCCGCCGCTTTCAGCGCATCGACGTCTTCGAGCCGAGCGTCGACGAGACCACTAAAATCCTCGAAGGCCTGCAGCCGCACTACGAGCAACATCACGGCGTGCGCTACACCCCGGAGGCGATTCGCACCGCCGCCGAGCTGGCCAAGCGCTACATCAACGATCGATTTCTACCGGACAAGGCCATCGACGTGATCGACGAGGTCGGCGCGGCGATGAAGATTCTGCCAGCCGAAGAACGTCGTGAGATGATCGAACGCACCGACATCGAAGATGCCGTGGCGCGGATGGCGAAGATCCCGCCCAAGAACGTCTCCATCGACGTGCGCGAGCAGCTCAAGAATCTCGATAGCGATCTCGGCATGGTGATCTTCGGGCAAGACGCGGCGATCACCGCGCTCGCCAGCGCGATCAAACTTTCACGATCCGGCCTAGGCCACCCCGAGAAGCCGGTGGGCAGCTTCCTGTTCTCGGGTCCGACCGGTGTGGGCAAGACCGAAGTGGCGCGCCAGCTCGCACGCATCTTGGCTGTCGAGTTCATCCGCTTCGACATGAGCGAGTACATGGAGAAGCACACCGTCTCACGCCTTATCGGCGCGCCGCCGGGCTACGTCGGCTTCGATCAGGGTGGGCTGCTCACCGATGCGATCAATCGCACGCCGTACGCGGTGCTCCTGCTCGACGAGATCGAGAAGGCGCATCCCGATCTGTTCAACATTCTGCTGCAGGTGATGGACCACGCCACGCTCACCGACAACAACGGACGTAAGGCGGATTTCCGCAACGTCATCCTGATCATGACCACCAACGCCGGCGCGCAGGAGATGAGCGCGACACCGGTTGGGTTTGGTGCGCGGAGCAACGCGGGCAAGGGCAAGCAAGTAATCGAGCGAATGTTCAGCCCCGAGTTCCGCAACCGTCTCGATGCCACGATCGCCTTCGAGTCGCTCAACGACGACGCGATCAAACGGGTGGTCGACAAGTTCCTCATCGAACTCGATCTGCAGCTCAACGAGAAGAACGTCATGGTGCAAGTCAGCGACCGGGCGCGGGCGTGGCTCGCCAAGCGCGGCTACGATGCGGTGTTCGGCGCGCGCCCGATGGCGCGACTGATTCAGACCGAGATCAAGCGACCGCTCGCCGATGAGATCCTCTTCGGCCGGCTACAAAACGGTGGGACGGTTGAGATCGACGAGCGCGACGACGCGTTGACCTTCCACTACCCGGCGAAGGTACCGGCAACCGTTGAATCGTAA
- the clpS gene encoding ATP-dependent Clp protease adapter ClpS, whose protein sequence is MSKQGAPESDYAVITETEKKVEEPKLYKVLLHNDDYTTMEFVVQVLEAVFHKALTEATQIMLHVHRRGIGVCGIYTFEVAETKVAEVLGLAKAHEYPLQCTMEEA, encoded by the coding sequence ATGAGCAAGCAGGGCGCACCCGAGTCCGATTACGCAGTCATCACCGAGACCGAGAAGAAGGTCGAGGAGCCCAAGCTCTACAAGGTGCTGCTGCACAACGACGACTACACCACAATGGAATTCGTGGTGCAGGTGCTGGAGGCCGTGTTTCACAAGGCGCTGACGGAGGCGACGCAGATTATGCTGCACGTCCACCGCCGTGGCATCGGTGTCTGTGGCATCTACACATTCGAAGTGGCCGAGACCAAAGTCGCCGAGGTGCTCGGGCTCGCCAAAGCGCACGAGTATCCGCTGCAGTGTACGATGGAAGAGGCTTAG
- a CDS encoding carotenoid oxygenase family protein: MGRESETNPFLQGNFGPIRSEDDFDQLRVIGEIPRELNGTYYRNGSNPAFEPKGRYHWFDGDGMIHAVALRDGQASYRNRYVQSQGLGEEQAAGRALYGGILDIGKEMTEAPKFKNTGNTNIVVHARRLLALMEGALPTQLQLGSLATLGEFDFDGKLKTAMTAHPKMDPETGEMLFFGYAPFPPYLTYHVADKDGRLVRSEEIDIAWPSMIHDFVTTRDHVIFILCPLVFSIENIAATGSPFSWEPDRGTRIGVMPRNGGNADVKWYSTDASYVFHPMNAFGDGDTLVLEVARFGKLVFMDPAAQQQAQGPEVNPRLHRWTIDLKGGGVKSEPLDDRVADFPRVADARVGLPHRFGYMAGAGAHMSATPEFTAVYKYDRQSGRQDTHDFGPGNGCGEAVFVPKRASGAEDGGYLLTFVYDAAHKRSEFVILDAQNVGAEPIARVQIPRRVPYGFHGNWVAGA, translated from the coding sequence ATGGGGCGTGAGAGTGAAACGAATCCATTTCTCCAGGGCAACTTCGGCCCGATACGTAGCGAGGACGATTTTGATCAGCTGCGCGTGATCGGCGAAATTCCGCGCGAGTTGAACGGCACCTACTACCGAAACGGATCGAATCCAGCCTTTGAGCCCAAGGGGCGCTACCATTGGTTCGACGGCGACGGCATGATCCACGCCGTCGCGCTACGTGACGGTCAGGCGAGCTATCGCAACCGCTACGTGCAGAGCCAAGGTCTCGGCGAAGAGCAGGCGGCCGGCCGCGCACTGTACGGCGGCATTCTCGACATCGGCAAAGAGATGACCGAGGCGCCGAAGTTCAAGAACACCGGCAACACCAACATCGTCGTGCACGCTCGCAGGCTGCTGGCGTTGATGGAGGGGGCACTGCCGACGCAATTGCAGCTCGGCTCGCTCGCCACGCTCGGTGAATTTGATTTCGACGGCAAGCTCAAGACCGCGATGACCGCGCACCCGAAGATGGACCCGGAGACCGGCGAGATGCTCTTCTTCGGCTACGCGCCGTTTCCGCCGTACCTGACGTACCACGTCGCCGACAAAGACGGACGGTTGGTGCGCAGCGAGGAGATCGACATCGCTTGGCCGTCGATGATTCACGACTTCGTCACTACGCGGGATCACGTCATCTTCATTCTCTGCCCCCTGGTGTTCAGCATCGAGAACATCGCCGCGACCGGGTCGCCGTTCAGTTGGGAGCCCGACCGCGGGACACGCATCGGCGTCATGCCGCGCAACGGCGGCAACGCCGACGTGAAGTGGTACAGCACCGACGCCAGCTATGTGTTCCATCCGATGAACGCGTTCGGCGACGGCGACACACTCGTGCTCGAAGTCGCTCGGTTCGGCAAGCTGGTGTTCATGGATCCGGCCGCGCAGCAGCAGGCGCAAGGTCCCGAAGTGAATCCGCGTCTGCATCGCTGGACGATTGATCTGAAAGGCGGCGGTGTGAAGTCCGAACCGCTCGACGATCGCGTCGCCGACTTCCCGCGGGTGGCCGATGCGCGCGTCGGCTTGCCGCATCGTTTCGGATACATGGCCGGTGCCGGGGCGCACATGAGTGCGACGCCGGAGTTCACCGCTGTGTATAAGTACGATCGGCAGAGCGGGCGCCAAGACACGCACGACTTCGGTCCCGGCAACGGCTGCGGCGAAGCGGTGTTTGTGCCCAAGCGCGCGTCCGGGGCGGAGGACGGAGGGTACTTGCTGACCTTTGTCTACGACGCGGCGCACAAGCGCAGCGAGTTTGTCATCCTCGACGCGCAGAATGTCGGTGCCGAGCCGATCGCGCGTGTGCAGATCCCGCGCCGCGTGCCGTACGGCTTTCACGGCAACTGGGTTGCTGGCGCGTAG
- a CDS encoding TetR/AcrR family transcriptional regulator, translating into MRRDRAAEITRRRILKVVEQLLAQGGEDAVSIREICLRAAVTPPTVYHHFGDKQALIDRVISDCFVEFDRTMARRRVPADPVEVLRVGFDRYVEYGVAHPSHYRLMFQPAHARPTAAGMASYNKLRSAIAAVDAADRLRAPVDEAAFAYWSAVHGVTSLLAAGFGHPGDAAVALVRDALIERLTTVNGKRGRGTTVPSPQPSPRGRGGGRGKRDQKEVHHGA; encoded by the coding sequence GTGCGACGGGATCGAGCGGCGGAGATCACTCGCCGACGGATTCTCAAAGTCGTCGAACAGCTGCTCGCGCAGGGCGGCGAGGACGCGGTGTCGATCCGTGAAATTTGCCTGCGCGCGGCGGTGACGCCGCCGACCGTCTATCATCACTTCGGAGACAAGCAGGCGCTGATCGATCGGGTCATCAGCGACTGCTTCGTCGAGTTCGATCGGACGATGGCGCGGCGACGGGTGCCGGCGGACCCGGTCGAAGTGTTGCGAGTCGGGTTCGATCGCTACGTCGAGTACGGCGTCGCCCATCCGAGTCACTACCGATTGATGTTCCAGCCGGCGCATGCGCGGCCGACGGCGGCCGGCATGGCGTCGTACAACAAGCTGCGCTCGGCGATAGCGGCGGTCGATGCGGCGGATCGCTTGCGGGCGCCGGTGGACGAGGCGGCGTTTGCGTATTGGAGCGCGGTGCACGGCGTCACGTCGCTGCTCGCCGCCGGCTTTGGGCACCCGGGTGATGCGGCCGTCGCCCTCGTGCGCGACGCGCTCATCGAGCGGCTGACTACTGTGAATGGCAAGAGGGGTCGCGGGACGACGGTGCCCTCACCCCAGCCCTCTCCCAGAGGGAGAGGGGGCGGACGAGGAAAGCGAGACCAAAAGGAGGTCCATCATGGGGCGTGA
- a CDS encoding phytanoyl-CoA dioxygenase family protein, translated as MALARDASVNDVLRGLEADGYAIIESLIDPQDARRIRAELAQVLAATPQGRNSFEGFGTRRVYALFAKTRTFDAPAIHPLVLGVLDRVLGHYQFSAPVAIEVGPGEAAQALHRDDGVYPLPQPHADVVVNTMWALDDFTAANGATRLVPGSHHGHERRPDESTPTIAAEMSAGSMMFYVGSVWHGGGANTTERPRLGVILEYVASWLRPQENHILAVPREIARTLPERLQELLGYNIHPPFLGYVDGRHPRRTLDA; from the coding sequence ATGGCGCTTGCCCGCGATGCCTCGGTCAACGACGTGCTCCGCGGCCTCGAAGCCGACGGTTACGCGATCATCGAGAGTCTGATCGATCCACAAGATGCGCGACGCATCCGTGCTGAACTCGCGCAGGTGTTGGCAGCGACTCCGCAAGGGCGCAATTCCTTCGAAGGTTTTGGAACGCGCCGCGTGTACGCGTTGTTCGCGAAGACACGAACGTTCGATGCGCCGGCCATCCATCCGCTGGTGCTCGGCGTCCTCGACCGCGTGCTCGGGCACTATCAATTCAGCGCGCCGGTCGCGATCGAGGTTGGGCCGGGCGAGGCCGCGCAAGCGCTGCATCGCGACGACGGCGTCTACCCGCTGCCGCAGCCGCATGCCGATGTGGTGGTCAACACGATGTGGGCACTCGACGACTTCACCGCGGCCAACGGGGCGACGCGTTTGGTCCCGGGCAGTCATCACGGGCACGAGCGACGGCCCGACGAAAGTACGCCAACGATCGCAGCGGAGATGTCGGCTGGGTCGATGATGTTCTACGTCGGCAGCGTGTGGCACGGCGGCGGCGCCAACACCACCGAGCGTCCGCGATTGGGCGTCATCCTCGAATACGTTGCGTCGTGGCTGCGGCCGCAAGAGAATCACATTCTTGCCGTTCCGCGCGAGATCGCACGCACCCTGCCCGAGCGCTTGCAGGAGCTGCTCGGCTACAACATCCATCCGCCGTTCCTCGGCTACGTCGACGGCCGCCACCCGCGGCGGACGCTCGATGCCTGA